ACGCGAGGAGGAGGGGCAAGAAGCCGGAGGAAGTGATACTTGACAGCAGTTACCACCACTCGGCGCTCAAAAAGCTTGAAGACGGCGAGAGGCGGGGAAGACCGGACATAGTGCACATCTGCCTTCTCAACGCCCTGGAGAGCATAGCCAACAGGGAGGGAAGGCTCCGCGTTTACGTCCACACGAGGAACGACGAGGTGATATACATAAAGCCCGAGACGAGGCTTCCGAGGAACTACAACCGCTTCCTGGGCCTCATGGAGAGCCTCTTCAAGAACCGCGTCGTTCCAAAGGATTTAGCCCTACTCCGCATCGAGGAGAAAACGCTGAGTGAGCTCTTGGAAGAGATTGGCCCCGACGAGGTCTTCGTGATGCACGAGGAAGGGGAACTGATGAAGCCAAGGGACTTCGGAAAGGTACTGGCGGGGCTTGAGAACCCGCTCGTCATCGTTGGTGGCTTCCCTCACGGGGACTTCAGGAGTAAGGTCGAGGGGAAAAAGGTTAGCCTCTACCGCGAGCCCCTGATGGCGTGGACTATCGTTAACGAGGTGCTGGTCAATTTTGAGGCTTTCTTGAACTTTTGAATTTATTCCTCTCCCCTCATGCGTCCCGTATGCACAATGTTTTTATACAATTTATTACATCCCGATTTGAACGTTCTAAAATATGGGGGTGTTGCAATGAAGAAGGTAAACGTAATGATGGCCCTGCTCATTACGGGCTACATCCTCGGCGTGTGGAGTTTCTTAGTGGTTCCGAAGTATTACATGGTCTTCGGTCTCAAGGGGTTCCTGATTTCGCTGGTTCCAGCTGTCGTCGCGCTGTTTCTGGCATACAACGAGGCCCAGAGCACCAAGAAGACGAGGTACCTGATTTACGAACTCCTGTTCAAGGTTGCGAGGGTTCCGGCTGTTATATTCACGCTGTTGATGTTCCTGCTCGTAATCCTGGGCGTCACCGCCTATGCCTCTGGATGGGGTTTGGTGTACCTCTTCGGCGGGAACACTGACCTCATAGTGCCCTTCGCCATTCTGACGATACTCATCGCGGCCCTGCTCCTCATGCTTGCCAAGGGAAAAACCCTCGAGTTCATAGCTGGGATATCCGTGCTCATGGTTCTGTTCACGATAGTCTCGGCGCTTCTCATCAGGAGCAAGGCCCTGAGCGTTGTCACGTCCGAGCAGGCGAAGTACTACATGAACCAAGCCGTTTCGAGCATAACCTCTTTCAGCCAGCCACTAACCTTTGAGGGCGTTATAATGCTCTTGGCCTCGGTTATCATTGCCTTCGGTCTCGGTGCGGGCGTTTACTACGTCCTTGGCAGTTTCGCCCCTGAAGACCTTGACTTCAAGCGCGTTCTCATCGGAGTGTTCTTCCTGCAGATAATACTCAGCTTTGCGGCCGCTTACACAATGGCCTATTCCCTCGGTCCTGCGTTCCAGGCCTTTGAGAAGAGCGTCCACAACCCGAACCTGAGCGTCCAGGAGACATACAAGATTTACTCCCAGTTTAGGGCGATACAGGCTTACGCCACAAATAGCACGGCTCCGTTACCGCAGTCAATCAAAGTGTTCTACTTTATCCCTCAGATTATCAAGGGCAACGTTCCGGGTGCGA
The Thermococcus sp. 21S9 DNA segment above includes these coding regions:
- a CDS encoding sodium-dependent transporter, which produces MKKVNVMMALLITGYILGVWSFLVVPKYYMVFGLKGFLISLVPAVVALFLAYNEAQSTKKTRYLIYELLFKVARVPAVIFTLLMFLLVILGVTAYASGWGLVYLFGGNTDLIVPFAILTILIAALLLMLAKGKTLEFIAGISVLMVLFTIVSALLIRSKALSVVTSEQAKYYMNQAVSSITSFSQPLTFEGVIMLLASVIIAFGLGAGVYYVLGSFAPEDLDFKRVLIGVFFLQIILSFAAAYTMAYSLGPAFQAFEKSVHNPNLSVQETYKIYSQFRAIQAYATNSTAPLPQSIKVFYFIPQIIKGNVPGASLITLLLILSFYFAGLTTIIVLLEMGTQMLSEVMQLGRTKGLAGVALVGILIAIVMELGSAKTMFFTVPFSVGAIIALIEAYPVLKSDLVSRKWAVLVSMALLAFVGVFTLYYAFTSSSDAVKLGAVLGLVLLVPILLNGMLLKSRR
- a CDS encoding 16S rRNA methyltransferase, with amino-acid sequence MLHLVIADSELELVPKSIVEHPAVVNYARRRGKKPEEVILDSSYHHSALKKLEDGERRGRPDIVHICLLNALESIANREGRLRVYVHTRNDEVIYIKPETRLPRNYNRFLGLMESLFKNRVVPKDLALLRIEEKTLSELLEEIGPDEVFVMHEEGELMKPRDFGKVLAGLENPLVIVGGFPHGDFRSKVEGKKVSLYREPLMAWTIVNEVLVNFEAFLNF